Genomic segment of Prochlorococcus marinus XMU1405:
TTTAACTGTTTTAATTAATTTTTTATGAGCTTGAATGAGATTTTTCATGAATAATTAAATTTTTTAAACCTGCTGAATTTCTTTAATCAAAAAACCCTTCCCATAGCAAGATAGACATGTCTTAGTCTCATCTAAAGAAATTCTTAGAAAACCTGCTCCATTACATCTAAAACAATTTACTTTAGTGTTTGAATAGATTTTTGATTTAATTTTAGCAGCACGATTTAAGTAAGAAACAGTTTCTTTACGACCGTTTGCCTTGGCAGCTTTGTTTAAAAGCTTTTTGTAGTTGACTTTAAGTTCTTGGATATTCATCTTTTATAGAAAATAAATACTATTACAGGAAAAACTAAATGTTTAAAAAATTTAAAAATTGGGATTTCCCGTTGATATTTCTAATCTGATCTCTATCTGAGATTTTTATAATATAACTAGAATTTTTTTGATATGTTTGGTAGCAAGAGTATTAATTTGTATATTTAATAGAAATTTTATATTTGACAAATTAGAAATATTTTGGGCGATCATTTAATAAATCATTATTTCGCCATAGAAAGTAATTTTTGAAAATTTTGTTGTTTAAAAATATTTAACTCTAATAAATCATCCAGCCTTTTTGAGGTTTTTTACTAAAAAATCATTTTCATTAGTAAGAACTTTAAGCTTAGATTTTTCCAACTCTTTTTTGATTTCGGGATTCAAATCCTTTTTTGTCTCATGTAGATTCATAAGATTTGTTCTTAAAATTATTTAAAAGACATTTGCGATCATAGTGATCCCAAAAAAAAATTGTGGATAGTTTTTTCCTAAAAGAAGATAATATTTTATTTTGCACATAGAAATTTAAATTTAATCAACATATTGTGGAAAACCCTGTTGAAAAACACCTAAAAAGTGGATAACTCTTCGGGAGCATTCCCAAAACAAGCTTTTCTGGAATAATTTTTAAGTATTAATACTTCATCAAAAAAAATAAAATATAGTTTAAAAAGTATCATAATCTGTTGTTATAACTGTGGGATCATTACTTTTAAAAAAAGACAAAATATCTATATCAGAAGCTCATGTTGATAAAAAATTAAAAACGTTTTTTCTTCATCATGTATCAAATTGAAAATTAAAGTGAAGAAAAATCAATCTAAACTTGAAATTTTTAATTTTTGTCATAGCTGATTAAAAATTGTTTAATTCGGTTTTCTCTATGGCAACACTTCCCAAACGAAAGATTAATCTAATATGTTTGTATAAGCTAAATATTTAAAATGACAGAAGAAAAAAAAGATTTAAAAAAAAGTTCTGGGAAGAAAAACATTATGTTTGCCTATGGTTTTATACAACTTGGTTCTAGTTTCGTATCGGCAATAGCTTTAGCTGCAATCGCTTTTGGATTCTGTTCAGTAAAAAAGGAATCTAAACTTTTTAATAAATGTGTTGCGGAAATAATTGAAGATGGTGGCACCAATTCTGAGGCCGTAAGGTATTGCAATGGGGGCAAATAAAACCCCTTTCAGATGAATTAAATGGATTCAACTTGTGATTTGATTATTGATTCTTTAAAAGAAGAGCCAATTGGAGAAACTGATCATTTTATTTGGTTCATAACAGATATTGGTATTGTTGCCCTATTTAAAAGAGATGAGAACTTTGAAAGTTATAGTTCGAATGTCGGAATTGAGGCAAATAAAATTGCTATAGATATAACTAAAGAAGAGAAAGAGTACCTAAAAATAAAAGAGAGACAGCTTTTCTTGTTTTATTCATAATATAGGATTTAGTTCTTAATTTAGTAAGATGGCTCAAGGTTAAAGGCCGGCTCCATAATATTATTTTCGCTAATTAATTCGTAGGTTAGCTCTTTATTTAGGGCATTTATATAGGATGTATAAAGTTTTCCCCAAACAAATTCAAATTCATCTTTACTTAAATTCTTGAAAAGAATTTCTCCTTTGAAGTAAATGTGATAAGAATCATTCATCATGGAAAAGTAATCTTTCCCTTTTTAACGCAGTGAGATATGTATGTAGTATTAGGTGCTACTAAAAAGAAATCTATATTTGAAAGTCAAATACTTTTAGACTATCCGTGTATTCATTTTTTGTTTTTTGAATAATCCAACTGTCTCATCAAGATCCATACACGGCTGAATACTTATATCCATTAACCTTCTCCAGGGATGCCATTGCTTCCAAATTGTCTCAAGAGAATCTGCACTTACTACAGAATGTCCAATCCCATTTTGAACCATAAAAATCCAAGAATGAACCTCATAGTTTTCAGGTCTGTTTTGGGGACCACCTGATTCATACCAATTAATTAGCATTTCTGCCCCTTCTTCTTGATCCTCACCATCAGTAAATTCGTAGGAAATCAAATACCTTTGCATATAGATTATTATTAAGATCTCTAAACTATTTTAACTCTAGATTTAGATATTGCTTCTCAATTTAATTAATGCTATTAAGTTTATAGAAGTGATTGTTTTAAATGACTGAAAGATTTGGGAAAATTAAAAAGAATATTTTGACTAATTTATCTTTTATAAATAAGACAATCTTGAGGTATTTTCAAAACCATGATCTGTTCGTATAGCTCCAGTTAGCAGATAAAATTTGATACTTTTTAAAATATCCTAAATTAGTTACC
This window contains:
- a CDS encoding DUF3303 domain-containing protein; amino-acid sequence: MQRYLISYEFTDGEDQEEGAEMLINWYESGGPQNRPENYEVHSWIFMVQNGIGHSVVSADSLETIWKQWHPWRRLMDISIQPCMDLDETVGLFKKQKMNTRIV